A segment of the Labrus mixtus chromosome 15, fLabMix1.1, whole genome shotgun sequence genome:
GTggcaacaaaatgaaacaacaggaaaaaaataaaaaaaacttttatcaaGTAAAGAGTCTCTGATCATTTTTTCCCCGTTATGATTGTCGAAGTTTTCCACCTACCTGTGAAGTATTAAAGTGTGAACCTTCGACATCACAGCAGCGTCGCCTCTGTTGCTGCTTTGTAGTAAAGGTGGAACAAGCTGTATCTTCAACAGGGTTCTCATTTTCATCTCTCCGCCATCTTTCCCCGACTGCATCATAAAAAGGGAATATTTCAGGTTAGTTTATCTAGTCACAACTTTTTTTCTAATAGCACAAAATTCATACTCGGCACACTTGCACCAccaaaaattaaatgaaagttTAAACATTAGCTAGTTACCCTATTCGGTGTTATAAATTGCTTGACTGTAATTTCTCTATTATCATAAAGTTGTGTGTAAACCCTTTAATGGCAAAGCGAAGGGTTCAATACGTCTATATTTCTCTACATATGGAGCTGTAATTGGGTCAAGAAGAGAGGACAATATGACTAATGCAGTGGGGTCAGTTTGACCTGAAACACGAGGAATTGAAGACGAAGTTGAAAAGACAACATCcaatcaaacagacacacacacacacacacacacacacacacacacacacaaaaggtgtTCATGTCACTCTGACCTTGTGAGGTGTTGTTGCAGAAAAGAAGGCCACAGGATCCAGCagttgaagaaaatgaaagattttGTACCGGACACTCAGTGAGGGTTTCTAACTTGTGTTCAATGTTTCCCTGCTGTAGATacagaaaagagacattttcagATGAATTCAAAATATTCCATTGTGATGAAACATCCGCATTATCGGATTTCTGGATAAATGTGTCTTCCTAACCTCGTCCATTTTGCTCCACTTTGGACTGATCTCTGATGATTCCTCCGACTCTGTCAGGCCAATTCTAACTCTCCTGTCATCCGTCGAGCTTTTACTCAGACAGGACCTTTCATCCGGAGTGTCTCcatcctctgtctgtctgtcctgaAGAGACAGACTGATGGTCTTCTGAGCCTCTTTCAGGTCTGTCAGAGTCACACCCTGCAGGATTACATACAGCCCATACAGCTTCATACCTGCCAAACTGTCACCtctcaatcaaatcaaatctgaaaTTCTGTCAGCTGTTCGTCTGTCACCTGTGTCGACCTGCGGGTCTGTCTGGCATGACGAGACTTTGCTTTCCTCTGAGACTCTGCTTCTTCATCCCTGACCGGGGTCAGATAGGACCTGGATCAgtagaaagaacaaaaaaataaactgcacaCACAGTATTATTACACATTAGTAATTTGATATAAGGGGGCTAAAACAGGACATTGGCACAGATATGTAGACTGAGGGCAATGGAAATTATTCAAGGATATCAGATTTCAAGTCTAATGGCAAGAGAAAAGGTTTTGAAAGAAACCAGTCAGACCTGAATAAAAAAGGCCAACAGTCAAACACAATCTGAAACATGGTAGAGTTTATATTTTGTGCACTTCTGCTGCTTCAAAGGTTGTAACTCAGCAGAGACTCATCAGTTATCATTCTTTTCACCATTTTGAGTTTAGACTTTTAGATGGAGAGAAAGATCCACAAGTGATATCTTACCAGTCTATTCACAATTACAGTCGATATGATTTCTATATTTTACACAAAGAACCACAAATACACATCTGCTGCCATAGTAATAGGAGGAGTGGTATAAACACAGGACGTCTACTGAATTATAAACATCCTACAAATAGCAAAGGGCATGTACAAGTTCTACGAGTGTGAACAGTTTGGTTGAATCAACATTTAAGGCAACCTTTGACCCCCATTCAATACAACccttcccattcacacacagcccaaccgtcacacacacatactgtgaCCTGCTATAAAAACACCTGAGTCTACAtctaatgtgtgtctgtgttgactTGATTACTTTGACACCACTTTCAATACTTTGATCATTTTCTACAccacctgttttaaaatgatacaatctccGTTATACTAATAATCAATCGTATTCAAAAGTACCAAACACTAGTAAGTGTCTTTTAGCAGTTTCCAATCATATCGTGGTGTTAGTTAAGCTTTTGTGGATTGCAACAATTAATAAATGGTAATTACATTTGTCCTTTTTGTATCTAATAAAACATGTGTTCAAAGCTACATTACTCATGGGGTCCTGCAGGTTGCATCAGCAGGTGTAACGTTGCGCTGATTTACAACTTAAaattttcctcctctttcactagaaataatttaaatattggATTAAATCCCTGCATTTGCATCATGACTTTAAGAGCCGAGCATGATTTCTGCCACTGAtttacagagacacagaaagagctGAGCAAGCGTCCGAGGAGAGGCTCATGTTTTACCCAGAGAGCTGCCCCTCCTTTGCTACGCTTTTACCGGTATTGATCTCTCTGTTGTGG
Coding sequences within it:
- the LOC132989579 gene encoding protein phosphatase 1 regulatory subunit 12B-like, giving the protein MQAFVPRSYLTPVRDEEAESQRKAKSRHARQTRRSTQGVTLTDLKEAQKTISLSLQDRQTEDGDTPDERSCLSKSSTDDRRVRIGLTESEESSEISPKWSKMDEQGNIEHKLETLTECPVQNLSFSSTAGSCGLLFCNNTSQVGERWRRDENENPVEDTACSTFTTKQQQRRRCCDVEGSHFNTSQFI